In a genomic window of Arvicanthis niloticus isolate mArvNil1 chromosome 8, mArvNil1.pat.X, whole genome shotgun sequence:
- the LOC117714051 gene encoding cathepsin 8-like isoform X2 encodes MSLAVFLAILCLGVADATQSSDPSLDSEWQKWKTKYDKSYSLEEKQKRAVWEENMKLVTQHNIEYDQGKKNFTMQVNGFGDMTSEELRKMLTDIPVPNLRKKKNVHQPIIGYLPKFVDWRRRGYVTSVKDQGKCNSCWAFSAAGAIEGQMFRKTGKLVSLSAQNLVDCSRTEGNRGCYSGHTFRALKYVWKNGGLEAESTYPYEGREGHCRYLPERSAARITGFSIISRTEEALMHAVATIGPISVGIDAAHESFTFYRDGIYYEPKCGSNTVNHAVLLVGYGYEGRESDGRKYWLIKNSHGEEWGMNGYMKIARGRNNHCGIATYAVYPRV; translated from the exons ATGAGTCTGGCTGTCTTTCTGGCCATCCTCTGCTTGGGAGTGGCCGATGCTACTCAATCATCTGATCCCAGTTTGGATTCTGAATGGCAGAAGTGGAAGACAAAATATGACAAAAGCTACAGCCTG gaagaaaaacagaagagagcaGTATGGGAAGAAAACATGAAACTGGTCACACAGCATAATATTGAATATGATCAGGGAAAGAAAAACTTCACTATGCAGGTCAATGGGTTTGGTGACATG ACCAGTGAAGAATTAAGGAAAATGCTGACTGATATTCCAGTCCCGAAtcttaggaagaagaaaaatgtccaCCAACCTATTATTGGTTATCTCCCCAAATTTGTGGACTGGAGAAGAAGAGGCTATGTGACTTCTGTGAAGGATCAG GGAAAATGTAATTCTTGTTGGGCTTTTTCTGCGGCTGGTGCCATAGAAGGACAGATGTTCCGGAAAACAGGCAAACTAGTCTCATTGAGTGCACAAAACCTAGTGGACTGTTCTAGAACTGAAGGGAATCGCGGCTGTTATTCAGGCCATACATTCCGTGCTTTAAAATATGTGTGGAAAAATGGAGGTCTGGAGGCTGAGTCAACTTATCCATACGAAGGAAGG GAGGGACACTGCCGGTACCTCCCTGAACGTTCTGCTGCTAGAATCACAGGCTTTTCGATTATCTCAAGGACGGAGGAAGCCTTAATGCATGCTGTAGCAACTATAGGGCCCATCTCTGTTGGAATTGATGCTGCACATGAATCTTTCACATTTTATAGGGATG GTATTTATTATGAGCCAAAATGTGGGAGTAATACAGTCAACCATGCTGTTCTGCTAGTTGGCTATGGCTATGAAGGAAGAGAGTCAGATGGCAGAAAATACTGGCTGATAAAGAACAG TCATGGTGAAGAATGGGGTATGAATGGCTACATGAAGATTGCCAGAGGCAGGAACAACCATTGTGGAATTGCTACATATGCCGTCTACCCCAGAGTGTAA
- the LOC117714051 gene encoding cathepsin 8-like isoform X1 translates to MSLAVFLAILCLGVADATQSSDPSLDSEWQKWKTKYDKSYSLEEEKQKRAVWEENMKLVTQHNIEYDQGKKNFTMQVNGFGDMTSEELRKMLTDIPVPNLRKKKNVHQPIIGYLPKFVDWRRRGYVTSVKDQGKCNSCWAFSAAGAIEGQMFRKTGKLVSLSAQNLVDCSRTEGNRGCYSGHTFRALKYVWKNGGLEAESTYPYEGREGHCRYLPERSAARITGFSIISRTEEALMHAVATIGPISVGIDAAHESFTFYRDGIYYEPKCGSNTVNHAVLLVGYGYEGRESDGRKYWLIKNSHGEEWGMNGYMKIARGRNNHCGIATYAVYPRV, encoded by the exons ATGAGTCTGGCTGTCTTTCTGGCCATCCTCTGCTTGGGAGTGGCCGATGCTACTCAATCATCTGATCCCAGTTTGGATTCTGAATGGCAGAAGTGGAAGACAAAATATGACAAAAGCTACAGCCTG gaggaagaaaaacagaagagagcaGTATGGGAAGAAAACATGAAACTGGTCACACAGCATAATATTGAATATGATCAGGGAAAGAAAAACTTCACTATGCAGGTCAATGGGTTTGGTGACATG ACCAGTGAAGAATTAAGGAAAATGCTGACTGATATTCCAGTCCCGAAtcttaggaagaagaaaaatgtccaCCAACCTATTATTGGTTATCTCCCCAAATTTGTGGACTGGAGAAGAAGAGGCTATGTGACTTCTGTGAAGGATCAG GGAAAATGTAATTCTTGTTGGGCTTTTTCTGCGGCTGGTGCCATAGAAGGACAGATGTTCCGGAAAACAGGCAAACTAGTCTCATTGAGTGCACAAAACCTAGTGGACTGTTCTAGAACTGAAGGGAATCGCGGCTGTTATTCAGGCCATACATTCCGTGCTTTAAAATATGTGTGGAAAAATGGAGGTCTGGAGGCTGAGTCAACTTATCCATACGAAGGAAGG GAGGGACACTGCCGGTACCTCCCTGAACGTTCTGCTGCTAGAATCACAGGCTTTTCGATTATCTCAAGGACGGAGGAAGCCTTAATGCATGCTGTAGCAACTATAGGGCCCATCTCTGTTGGAATTGATGCTGCACATGAATCTTTCACATTTTATAGGGATG GTATTTATTATGAGCCAAAATGTGGGAGTAATACAGTCAACCATGCTGTTCTGCTAGTTGGCTATGGCTATGAAGGAAGAGAGTCAGATGGCAGAAAATACTGGCTGATAAAGAACAG TCATGGTGAAGAATGGGGTATGAATGGCTACATGAAGATTGCCAGAGGCAGGAACAACCATTGTGGAATTGCTACATATGCCGTCTACCCCAGAGTGTAA